One window of Myripristis murdjan chromosome 8, fMyrMur1.1, whole genome shotgun sequence genomic DNA carries:
- the rrp7a gene encoding ribosomal RNA-processing protein 7 homolog A, with protein sequence MAPSKKKHASGQTCVIPGGFTVLSLQFSPDSPAQHKLCVKEHKVRAERSSHRPMDRTLFVLNIPPYCSEAVVKELFSQFGAVQSVELRDHPGAFQHSGPKLATFFKPAEKKGFKVGYVIFQNSSSVSAAKSHPLDVPLVVSAGQHPVSTGVQKWIQQYRESFIQPDKLQQTVDSFMQDYDKRKEEEVERQKREAEEQQEDEEGWVKVTRGNKGAKARPHSEAANQRTLQKEIVKKKRKELMNFYTWQHKNTQKEHIAQLRKKFEEDKQKIALLRAQRKFRPY encoded by the exons ATGGCGCCGTCTAAGAAGAAACATGCCAGCGGCCAGACTTGTGTTATTCCAGGAGGTTTTACAG tGCTGTCTCTGCAGTTTAGCCCCGACAGTCCCGCACAGCACAAGTTGTGTGTGAAGGAGCACAAAGTGCGGGCAGAGAGGAGCTCCCACAGACCCATGGACAGGACGCTGTTCGTCCTCAACATCCCTCCGTATTGCTCAGAG GCCGTTGTGAAGGAGTTATTCTCCCAGTTTGGCGCTGTTCAGTCCGTGGAGTTGCGAGACCACCCAGGTGCCTTTCAGCACTCGGGACCCAAGTTGGCCACATTCTTCAAACCGGCTGAAAAAAAG GGTTTCAAAGTGGGCTACGTCATCTTTCAAAACTCCTCCAGTGTCAGTGCGGCCAAGTCCCACCCACTCGATGTCCCTTTGGTGGTCTCAGCGGGGCAGCACCCAGTGAGCACGGGTGTACAGA AATGGATTCAGCAGTACAGAGAGTCGTTTATTCAGCCGGacaaactgcagcagacagTTGACTCCTTCATGCAAGACTACgacaagaggaaagaggag GAAGTGGAACGACAGAAGAGGGAAGCTGAGGAGCaacaggaggatgaggagggttGGGTGAAAGTCACAAGAGGAAATAAGGGTGCTAAGGCCCGCCCCCACAGCGAAGCAGCCAACCAGAGGACCCTACAGAAGGAAAttgtgaagaagaagaggaaggagctCATGAACTTTTACACCtggcagcacaaaaacacacagaaagaac acATTGCTCAACTAAGGAAAAAGTTTGAGGAGGACAAACAGAAAATCGCTTTGCTGAGAGCACAAAGGAAGTTCAGACCTTATTGA